Proteins encoded within one genomic window of Leptospira stimsonii:
- the secD gene encoding protein translocase subunit SecD has translation MKSATWIFLPLAIILAATIVLYPNFAPRELELAVRKEFAALPEEQKKEILSKFEKRWNSEYKQSDWVISPSPSDLKDESFLLVKGRFVTSAKINQISQENPELILEAKNKLRPTLVEEWITKGRPLTIKLGLDLQGGMRVAMKGDFDDYASKLRESYIKEIENLKKTIADPSNDEKEKKKAKDRLEEIEGYFELSPSRKLLELEKAKLIIDNRLTSQNLTEPQVRIQKDQDSIEVSLPGVTNSSQILEIIQNTETVEYRLEEPENSAGNGVTYASIIQQEENKLLEAGKREETDIVKYQNIVKQKLGKAEQDRFLQALEDKYKIPKEKYRIFAYWKRGNSQNSPQLPRNFIVLEKAIALDGRDMRDARPAFENNSFGYIVSFTLTSSGAEKFFEITSQNKGRNLAIVWGDKVVSAPTIRGAIAGGMAQIDGSFTKEEAVDLANVISEGALPIPLRVLEMRFIGPTLGIESIEVGIKAVGIGFILVMLYMLLIYRLSGMVANIALFANIIILSALLSLMGFTLTLPGFAGIILTVGMAVDANVIIYERIKEELMAGKSASVAVAQGFDNAFWTIIDSNVTTLISGILMIRLGNGPIKGFAITLCWGIVTSLFTSLFLSRLIMDLLVNKLGVQKLQIGFKKLES, from the coding sequence TTGAAATCTGCGACATGGATTTTCCTGCCGCTCGCCATTATTTTAGCGGCCACCATTGTATTGTATCCCAACTTCGCTCCGAGAGAGTTGGAGCTTGCGGTAAGAAAAGAATTTGCGGCCCTTCCGGAAGAGCAAAAAAAAGAAATCCTATCTAAGTTTGAAAAACGATGGAATTCGGAATACAAACAATCCGATTGGGTGATCTCACCTTCTCCTTCCGATCTGAAAGACGAATCCTTTCTTTTGGTAAAAGGAAGATTTGTGACATCCGCAAAGATCAACCAGATTTCTCAGGAAAATCCAGAACTCATCCTCGAAGCAAAAAACAAACTTCGACCAACGCTTGTGGAAGAATGGATCACAAAGGGGCGTCCTCTTACGATCAAACTCGGTCTCGACTTGCAAGGCGGGATGAGGGTCGCGATGAAAGGGGATTTCGATGACTATGCTTCAAAACTCAGAGAAAGTTATATTAAAGAAATTGAAAACTTAAAGAAAACGATCGCGGATCCTTCGAACGACGAGAAGGAAAAGAAAAAAGCAAAGGATCGTCTGGAAGAGATCGAAGGATATTTCGAACTTTCACCAAGTCGTAAACTTTTAGAACTCGAAAAAGCGAAACTCATCATCGACAATCGTCTTACGAGCCAGAACTTAACCGAGCCTCAGGTTCGGATTCAAAAAGATCAGGATTCGATCGAAGTTTCTCTTCCTGGGGTAACGAATTCTTCTCAAATTTTGGAAATCATTCAGAACACGGAAACAGTGGAATACCGTCTCGAAGAACCGGAGAATTCGGCTGGAAACGGAGTTACCTACGCTTCGATCATTCAGCAGGAAGAAAACAAACTTCTGGAAGCCGGTAAAAGAGAAGAAACCGACATCGTTAAATATCAGAATATCGTAAAACAAAAACTCGGAAAAGCCGAACAGGATCGTTTTCTCCAAGCGCTCGAAGACAAGTATAAAATTCCGAAAGAGAAATATAGAATCTTCGCCTATTGGAAAAGAGGGAACAGCCAGAATTCTCCTCAGCTTCCGAGAAACTTTATCGTTCTTGAAAAAGCGATCGCTCTGGACGGAAGAGATATGAGAGACGCAAGACCCGCGTTTGAAAATAATTCCTTCGGATATATCGTTTCGTTTACTCTTACGAGTAGTGGAGCCGAGAAATTTTTCGAGATCACTTCTCAGAACAAGGGAAGAAATCTCGCGATCGTCTGGGGAGACAAGGTAGTTTCCGCTCCTACGATTCGAGGCGCAATCGCGGGCGGGATGGCTCAGATCGACGGATCCTTTACAAAAGAAGAGGCAGTGGATCTTGCGAACGTGATCAGCGAAGGAGCGCTTCCGATTCCACTCCGAGTATTGGAGATGAGATTTATCGGACCGACTCTCGGGATCGAATCGATCGAAGTCGGTATCAAAGCCGTCGGGATCGGATTCATTCTTGTGATGCTCTATATGCTGTTGATCTATAGACTTTCCGGAATGGTTGCGAACATCGCGCTCTTTGCGAACATCATCATCTTGAGCGCCCTTCTTTCTTTGATGGGATTTACGCTTACACTTCCGGGTTTTGCGGGGATCATCCTCACGGTCGGTATGGCGGTGGATGCGAACGTGATCATCTACGAAAGGATCAAAGAAGAATTGATGGCAGGGAAGTCCGCGTCCGTCGCGGTCGCCCAAGGTTTTGACAACGCCTTCTGGACGATCATCGACAGTAACGTGACTACTTTGATTTCGGGAATTCTAATGATTCGCCTCGGAAACGGACCGATCAAAGGTTTCGCGATCACGCTTTGTTGGGGTATCGTTACTTCACTTTTTACCTCTTTATTCCTGAGTCGTCTGATCATGGATCTTTTGGTCAATAAGCTGGGAGTTCAGAAACTCCAGATCGGCTTTAAAAAATTGGAGTCTTAA
- the secF gene encoding protein translocase subunit SecF: MFDFIKYKYVSIGASLALILFGFGYTFAVHGGFANSLDFNGGLRTVVEFDKSVDRKKLETYFADNKIEAVLLLLEKEKNHFQIDIGLGSVDAILQNYKEKNGLKAEDKVELSAIDALISILIADFGISKSQVLSANQVGAVVGGELSSTGVTLLGLTMVIILAYISFRFQFKFALGAILALTHDLVLTVAFIGFFQIKPSVPIIAALLTLLGYSINDTIVVFDRIRENAAGNLNETFGQTINSSINQTLGRTFNTSFATLISIVAIIIGGATELFDFAYVLTFGIIIGTYSSIFIAAPLVDIYDHVSRRIRT; the protein is encoded by the coding sequence ATGTTTGATTTTATAAAATATAAATACGTCTCTATCGGTGCATCGCTTGCGTTGATTCTATTTGGATTCGGTTATACGTTTGCGGTGCACGGTGGGTTTGCAAACTCTCTCGACTTCAACGGCGGACTGAGAACCGTCGTCGAATTCGACAAAAGCGTGGATCGTAAAAAATTAGAAACATACTTCGCGGATAATAAGATCGAAGCCGTTCTTCTTCTTTTGGAAAAAGAGAAGAATCACTTTCAGATCGATATCGGACTCGGTTCCGTTGACGCGATTCTGCAAAATTACAAAGAGAAGAACGGACTCAAAGCGGAAGACAAGGTGGAACTTTCTGCGATCGACGCTTTGATTTCCATTCTGATCGCGGATTTCGGAATCAGCAAAAGCCAGGTTCTGAGCGCCAATCAGGTGGGAGCCGTTGTCGGGGGCGAACTTTCTTCCACGGGAGTTACGCTTCTGGGACTGACGATGGTGATCATTCTCGCTTACATCAGTTTTCGATTTCAGTTTAAGTTCGCATTGGGAGCGATCCTTGCGCTCACGCACGACTTAGTTCTAACGGTTGCGTTTATCGGATTTTTTCAGATCAAACCGAGCGTTCCGATCATTGCGGCTCTTCTGACCTTACTCGGATATTCGATCAACGATACGATCGTAGTTTTTGACAGAATTCGGGAGAATGCGGCCGGAAATCTAAACGAAACTTTCGGTCAAACGATCAATTCCTCGATCAACCAAACTCTGGGAAGAACGTTTAACACCTCTTTTGCGACTTTGATTTCGATCGTAGCGATCATCATCGGAGGAGCGACAGAACTCTTCGACTTCGCCTATGTGCTTACATTTGGAATCATCATCGGAACCTATTCCTCGATTTTTATCGCGGCGCCGCTCGTTGACATCTACGATCACGTATCAAGAAGGATTCGCACCTGA
- the ribD gene encoding bifunctional diaminohydroxyphosphoribosylaminopyrimidine deaminase/5-amino-6-(5-phosphoribosylamino)uracil reductase RibD has translation MSLLPESFREELRKLAFLSTGESSPNPPVSCLITNVENTKIFAQGRTSPTGGPHAERNAYSEFLKNGYSDTPHNVWVTLEPCSHHGKTPPCLDLILEYKPKTVYYGWKDPNPLVKAENGLEECRRQGIRVVQDPDMQRIAEESLFGFSSRIETQNPSIIIKTAVSKEGFFASKDKSRTQLSGKQSSYYTSLLRAKCDAVLVGPGTLFHDNPGLDFRFSKLGSTESKKNLTKEFPKTEGILPEDVAENRAGASALIRNVLKYGIDTDIQRIHSVFENAYQPYRVFIIFEEKNITEEFLEKQKRINQRLGSRKCVFFIKKDSRIGLDTREELRSLSESELFSVDSNFLAEEVLKILAQIGVNLLLVEGGNLIYEKFQSKMKTNDAILKIQTTVSIPDGIKPKINTEGSTLLWKAKLEEDLWEVHRCLQDL, from the coding sequence ATGTCTCTCCTCCCGGAATCGTTTCGGGAGGAATTGCGTAAACTTGCCTTTCTTTCCACGGGTGAAAGTTCTCCGAACCCACCCGTTTCTTGTCTCATCACAAACGTCGAAAATACTAAGATATTCGCACAAGGAAGAACCTCTCCGACTGGCGGACCGCACGCTGAAAGAAACGCATATTCTGAATTTCTAAAGAACGGATATTCCGATACGCCGCATAACGTTTGGGTGACGCTCGAACCTTGTAGTCATCACGGAAAAACTCCTCCCTGCCTCGATTTAATCTTAGAATACAAACCGAAGACTGTTTATTACGGGTGGAAAGATCCGAATCCTTTGGTCAAAGCCGAAAACGGATTGGAAGAATGCCGAAGACAAGGGATCCGGGTCGTACAAGATCCGGACATGCAAAGAATCGCGGAAGAAAGTCTTTTTGGATTTTCGTCCCGAATCGAAACACAAAATCCTTCGATAATAATCAAGACCGCGGTTTCAAAAGAGGGATTCTTCGCATCCAAAGATAAAAGTAGAACTCAACTTTCCGGAAAACAATCCTCTTATTACACTTCGTTGCTCAGAGCCAAATGCGACGCCGTGTTGGTCGGACCGGGGACATTGTTTCACGACAATCCGGGACTGGATTTCCGATTTTCAAAACTGGGATCTACCGAATCGAAGAAAAATCTTACGAAAGAATTTCCGAAAACCGAAGGAATTCTTCCGGAAGACGTTGCGGAGAATCGGGCCGGAGCTTCTGCTCTGATTCGGAACGTTTTGAAATACGGAATCGACACCGACATCCAAAGGATTCATAGCGTTTTCGAAAACGCGTATCAACCATATCGTGTCTTTATTATATTCGAAGAAAAGAATATAACGGAAGAATTTTTGGAAAAGCAAAAACGAATCAATCAAAGACTCGGCTCTCGAAAGTGTGTTTTTTTCATCAAAAAAGATTCACGGATAGGACTGGATACAAGAGAAGAATTGAGATCTCTTTCCGAAAGCGAATTATTTTCGGTTGATTCTAACTTTCTTGCCGAGGAAGTTTTGAAAATTCTCGCGCAGATCGGAGTCAATCTCCTGCTCGTCGAAGGCGGAAATTTGATTTACGAAAAATTTCAGTCTAAGATGAAAACGAACGATGCAATTTTAAAAATACAAACAACAGTTTCTATTCCGGATGGAATCAAACCGAAGATCAATACGGAAGGTTCGACGTTGCTCTGGAAGGCGAAGTTGGAAGAAGATCTCTGGGAGGTGCACAGATGTTTACAGGACTTGTAG
- a CDS encoding riboflavin synthase, with translation MFTGLVETTGRILEIKDTVDGKDFLVETTWVQPDLKIGDSISVNGCCQTVTEFMDQGSRFRFYSSFKTLELTNFGNLKIGEEVNLERSALPTTRLGGHLVSGHIDGTGTILKKEEREGGTVVSYSVKNDSSFSRYIAPRGSITVDGISLTVVDSRPEEFDLVLIPETLKKTNAKSWKPGTILNLEIDLVARYLEQLLKYK, from the coding sequence ATGTTTACAGGACTTGTAGAAACGACCGGTAGAATTTTAGAAATCAAAGATACGGTGGACGGGAAGGATTTTCTCGTGGAGACGACTTGGGTCCAACCGGATCTAAAAATAGGAGATTCCATTTCCGTGAATGGTTGTTGTCAGACCGTAACCGAGTTTATGGATCAAGGAAGTCGCTTTCGATTCTACTCCAGTTTCAAGACTCTTGAGCTCACGAACTTCGGAAATCTAAAGATCGGAGAGGAGGTCAACCTGGAACGGAGCGCATTGCCGACGACTCGTTTGGGTGGGCATCTTGTGAGCGGACATATCGATGGGACCGGAACCATTCTTAAAAAAGAGGAAAGGGAAGGAGGAACCGTGGTAAGCTATTCGGTGAAAAACGATTCTTCCTTTTCTAGATACATCGCTCCTCGAGGAAGTATCACCGTGGACGGAATTTCTCTCACCGTCGTGGATTCTAGACCGGAAGAATTCGATCTCGTCTTGATCCCGGAGACTCTCAAAAAGACCAACGCGAAATCTTGGAAACCGGGGACGATTCTCAATTTAGAAATCGATCTCGTGGCGCGCTACTTAGAACAACTCCTAAAATATAAATAG
- a CDS encoding bifunctional 3,4-dihydroxy-2-butanone-4-phosphate synthase/GTP cyclohydrolase II: MIKPIESAIEEIKSGRMIILVDSEDRENEGDLVVAAEFADKEKINFMATYGRGLICMPMEGERLKKLGLNRMVDDYSLGDKHGTAFTVSVDAKHGTSTGISAQDRAITVQALLDEKTVSADLMRPGHLFPLQAVPGGVLRRAGHTEAAVDLSKLSDLYPAGVICEIMNDDGTMARLPDLEKFAEKHGLNIYTIEDLIRYRRAKENLIRLEVESKLPTEYGEFTIRAYSTLIDDKIHVALIKGEIKKEETAMVRVHSECLTGDIFSSNRCDCGPQLHAALEMIAKEGQGVLLYMRQEGRGIGLINKLKAYNIQDKGYDTVEANEKLGFAPDLRDYGIGAQILRDIGIGKMKILTNNPRKIVGLEGYGLEVVERIPIEIQPGSDNHGYLMTKKLKLGHILGLG, translated from the coding sequence ATGATCAAACCCATTGAGAGTGCAATCGAAGAAATCAAATCCGGAAGAATGATCATTCTTGTGGATTCGGAAGACAGAGAAAACGAGGGCGACCTCGTTGTCGCGGCCGAATTCGCGGATAAGGAAAAGATCAACTTTATGGCCACCTATGGTCGAGGGTTGATTTGTATGCCGATGGAAGGGGAGAGACTGAAAAAGTTGGGCCTCAACCGGATGGTAGACGATTATTCTCTGGGAGACAAACACGGAACTGCATTTACGGTTTCCGTCGACGCTAAACACGGAACCTCGACCGGGATTTCGGCTCAGGATCGTGCGATTACCGTGCAAGCGCTGTTAGATGAAAAAACGGTTTCGGCGGATTTGATGAGACCGGGGCATCTTTTTCCTTTGCAAGCGGTTCCGGGTGGGGTTTTGAGAAGGGCGGGGCATACGGAAGCCGCGGTGGATCTTTCCAAACTCTCCGATCTTTATCCTGCCGGAGTGATCTGCGAGATCATGAACGACGACGGAACCATGGCTCGACTTCCAGACTTGGAGAAATTTGCGGAAAAACACGGACTCAATATTTATACAATCGAAGATCTCATTCGTTATAGAAGAGCGAAAGAAAATCTAATTCGCTTGGAAGTGGAATCCAAACTTCCGACCGAGTATGGGGAATTCACGATTCGTGCGTATTCCACTCTGATCGACGATAAAATTCACGTTGCCTTGATCAAAGGGGAAATCAAAAAAGAAGAAACCGCAATGGTTCGAGTTCATAGTGAATGTTTGACAGGAGATATTTTTTCGAGCAATCGGTGCGACTGCGGTCCTCAGCTTCACGCGGCTTTGGAGATGATCGCAAAAGAAGGACAAGGTGTTCTTCTGTATATGAGACAGGAAGGACGCGGGATCGGCCTGATTAACAAATTAAAAGCTTATAATATTCAAGATAAAGGATATGATACCGTAGAAGCCAATGAAAAACTCGGCTTTGCACCGGACTTAAGAGACTACGGAATCGGAGCCCAGATCCTAAGAGATATAGGAATCGGAAAGATGAAAATTCTTACGAACAATCCGAGAAAGATCGTCGGATTGGAAGGTTACGGTTTGGAAGTTGTTGAAAGAATCCCGATCGAAATCCAACCAGGTTCTGATAACCATGGTTATCTGATGACCAAAAAACTAAAACTCGGTCATATCTTAGGATTGGGTTAA
- a CDS encoding IS481 family transposase, protein MPWKEVSPMDERVKFIAAVCDGNVSMTSLCETFGISRKTGYKWLDRYRKEGPNGLLEKSRTPHSNPNRVSFAEERMILALRKRHPTWGPKKLLVILEGSNPEILWPSASTIGNILQKRGFVKPRKRKRGMILPSEPFRGYDHPNAVWCADFKGDFKLKDGIRCYPLTISDGFSRFLLCCKGLSGTRTYETKREFERCFREYGLPNAIRTDNGIPFAAGSGLSLLSTWWIKLGIFPERIRPGKPQENGRHERMHRTLKAEAVYPIRSSMRQQQKTFDRFRAEYNGERPHEALGQKTPSQVYNYSQRSFPNRISEITYPDHFEIRKVDEGCFYWKNQRYFTTKSLAGERIGFEPIEDGIWKIFFSFVTIGYFNEHTKKVTRTLKV, encoded by the coding sequence TTGCCCTGGAAAGAGGTGTCACCCATGGACGAGAGAGTAAAATTCATAGCGGCGGTCTGCGATGGAAATGTATCGATGACTTCGCTCTGCGAGACATTTGGAATCAGCCGAAAGACAGGCTACAAATGGTTGGATCGATATCGAAAAGAAGGTCCGAACGGACTTTTGGAAAAGAGCAGAACTCCACATTCGAATCCGAATCGAGTCAGTTTTGCGGAGGAAAGAATGATCCTCGCACTTCGAAAGAGACATCCGACTTGGGGTCCAAAGAAGTTACTGGTGATCTTAGAAGGAAGTAATCCAGAAATCCTCTGGCCTTCTGCGAGCACGATCGGAAACATTCTCCAAAAAAGAGGATTTGTAAAACCGAGAAAGAGGAAACGAGGAATGATTCTTCCTTCGGAACCTTTTCGAGGATATGATCATCCGAACGCAGTCTGGTGCGCGGACTTCAAAGGAGATTTTAAATTGAAGGATGGAATCCGCTGTTATCCTCTTACGATCTCGGATGGATTTAGTAGATTCTTACTCTGCTGTAAAGGGCTCTCTGGAACAAGAACATATGAGACGAAGAGAGAATTCGAAAGATGCTTTCGAGAATACGGTCTCCCGAATGCGATCAGAACGGACAATGGAATTCCTTTTGCCGCGGGTTCAGGACTTTCCTTGCTCTCCACTTGGTGGATCAAGTTAGGAATCTTTCCGGAGAGGATTCGTCCGGGAAAACCGCAAGAGAACGGAAGGCATGAGAGAATGCACAGAACTCTCAAAGCCGAAGCCGTTTATCCGATCCGTTCTTCTATGAGACAACAACAAAAGACCTTCGATCGCTTTCGAGCTGAATACAACGGAGAACGACCTCACGAGGCCTTGGGTCAAAAGACTCCTTCTCAAGTTTACAATTACTCTCAGAGATCTTTTCCAAATCGAATTTCCGAGATCACTTATCCGGATCATTTTGAGATTCGTAAGGTGGACGAAGGTTGTTTTTACTGGAAAAATCAGAGATACTTTACTACTAAGAGTTTAGCCGGGGAAAGAATCGGATTCGAGCCCATCGAGGATGGTATCTGGAAGATTTTCTTCAGCTTTGTAACAATCGGTTACTTCAACGAACACACGAAGAAAGTAACAAGGACTTTAAAAGTGTAA
- a CDS encoding ankyrin repeat domain-containing protein has protein sequence MDLTFAAYKGNLNQVKEMIRLGASVNAVDGCGDFPLYKANQIEIYKVLLENGANPNQQNRSGFTALMNARTAEQIGLLLEYGANPNLRNEDGFTALMLHSYSGNIDMVRLLLENEADVTLRTNPPGCVSAFLQAMEEDNLEIMKLLVEYGVNLEEEDRAYGSNTGEALLEAVISDETRSFIEACLK, from the coding sequence ATGGATTTAACATTTGCAGCCTACAAGGGAAATTTGAATCAGGTTAAGGAAATGATACGTTTGGGAGCATCCGTCAACGCAGTTGATGGATGCGGAGATTTCCCGTTATATAAGGCAAATCAAATTGAAATTTACAAAGTTCTTTTGGAAAACGGCGCAAATCCGAATCAGCAAAATCGTAGCGGTTTTACTGCACTTATGAATGCAAGGACGGCGGAGCAGATAGGTCTTCTTTTGGAATACGGCGCAAATCCGAATCTTCGAAACGAAGACGGTTTTACAGCTTTAATGCTTCATTCTTATTCAGGAAATATTGATATGGTCAGGCTGCTTCTTGAGAACGAAGCGGACGTAACTCTGAGAACAAATCCACCCGGTTGCGTGAGCGCATTCTTGCAGGCGATGGAAGAAGACAATTTAGAAATTATGAAACTCTTAGTCGAATATGGAGTAAATCTCGAAGAAGAGGATCGAGCCTACGGATCCAATACCGGAGAAGCTCTTCTCGAAGCAGTTATATCCGACGAAACTCGATCTTTCATCGAAGCCTGTCTGAAATAG
- a CDS encoding DUF4349 domain-containing protein, with translation MKKSILFLLVLCLSVLISCGKKKDSNAEGSAGEAEKTAMRSADISGQVSAPMPSSGESKKVSNEKLEDQFKETFDRADDQLGKVFAPIGGTTSERLLEYNIQLSYECKDLIKTRKELLDYIAKYGYLESSSASNSRSPYMSVRMHVRSAKLYDALLELDKLGALLSEDISTIDHTEGMVWQKRKTTREKLRLSRRNNANQQIGAGSKNWEVIEESIERSEDELDLAEQETWKIKDRVSWATIAVTFGTPIPPDAIQVPEYRNALVGILNAFLQLSYYLLWWTPFLILGSFLVYFGGIVYQKFRNKIKG, from the coding sequence TTGAAAAAATCGATCCTATTCCTACTCGTCCTTTGTCTCTCAGTTCTCATTTCCTGCGGGAAAAAGAAAGATTCCAACGCGGAAGGAAGCGCGGGGGAAGCGGAAAAAACCGCGATGCGAAGCGCAGATATATCCGGACAAGTCAGCGCGCCTATGCCCTCTTCAGGAGAATCGAAAAAAGTTTCCAACGAAAAATTGGAGGACCAATTCAAAGAGACGTTCGACAGAGCCGACGACCAACTGGGAAAAGTTTTCGCTCCGATCGGTGGGACAACCAGCGAGAGGCTTCTCGAATACAACATTCAACTTTCATACGAATGTAAGGATCTGATAAAGACAAGAAAGGAACTTTTAGATTACATCGCGAAATACGGCTACTTGGAAAGTAGTTCCGCGAGCAACTCGAGATCTCCTTACATGAGTGTAAGGATGCACGTCCGTTCCGCGAAGTTATACGATGCCCTTTTAGAACTTGATAAGCTTGGAGCTTTGCTCTCGGAAGATATTTCCACGATCGATCATACGGAAGGAATGGTTTGGCAAAAACGGAAGACGACTCGAGAAAAACTCCGTCTTTCTAGAAGAAACAACGCCAATCAACAAATCGGTGCTGGCTCAAAAAACTGGGAAGTCATTGAAGAATCGATCGAGAGAAGCGAAGACGAACTCGATCTTGCGGAACAGGAAACTTGGAAAATCAAGGACCGAGTGAGTTGGGCAACGATTGCCGTGACTTTCGGGACGCCCATTCCTCCCGATGCCATTCAAGTTCCCGAGTATAGAAACGCGTTGGTTGGAATCTTGAATGCGTTTTTACAACTGAGCTATTATTTGTTGTGGTGGACTCCCTTTCTGATTCTGGGAAGCTTTTTGGTTTATTTTGGTGGGATTGTGTATCAGAAATTCAGAAATAAGATCAAGGGTTAG
- the pdxH gene encoding pyridoxamine 5'-phosphate oxidase, which translates to MTSKIADIRNSYTLSSLDIVDTGDDPIVFFQKWFQEAVLSEVFEVNAMTLATATKDGRPDARTVLLKGISEDSFLFYTNYESRKGKELEENPRACLVFFWSELERQIRIEGSVKKVSREESEEYFHSRPRESQIGAHSSPQSQLIPDRKFLEERFQKFSTQFEGKEVDLPDHWGGYSVLPERIEFWQGRASRLHDRIVFEKNPDSSWRKFRVAP; encoded by the coding sequence ATGACTTCAAAAATCGCGGACATCCGAAACAGCTATACCCTTTCTTCTTTGGACATCGTCGATACGGGAGACGATCCGATCGTATTCTTTCAAAAATGGTTTCAAGAAGCGGTCTTATCCGAGGTTTTCGAAGTCAATGCGATGACCTTAGCCACCGCGACCAAAGACGGAAGACCGGACGCAAGAACCGTTCTTTTAAAAGGAATCAGCGAAGATTCCTTTCTATTCTATACGAATTACGAAAGTAGAAAGGGAAAAGAGTTGGAAGAGAATCCGAGAGCCTGTCTCGTATTTTTTTGGTCCGAACTCGAACGTCAGATACGAATCGAAGGAAGCGTAAAAAAAGTATCGAGAGAGGAATCGGAAGAATACTTTCATTCGAGACCGAGGGAATCTCAGATCGGCGCGCATTCTTCCCCTCAGAGTCAGTTGATTCCGGATCGGAAATTTTTAGAGGAACGATTCCAAAAATTCTCAACGCAATTCGAGGGAAAGGAAGTGGATCTTCCCGATCATTGGGGCGGTTATTCGGTACTCCCGGAAAGAATTGAATTTTGGCAAGGAAGAGCCAGCAGACTTCACGATCGAATCGTCTTTGAGAAGAATCCGGATTCTTCTTGGAGGAAGTTTAGAGTCGCTCCTTGA